The following is a genomic window from Hemibagrus wyckioides isolate EC202008001 unplaced genomic scaffold, SWU_Hwy_1.0 Contig38, whole genome shotgun sequence.
TTTAGCTATCGACAGAGAAACAGTGCCCCTTGTGTAGCAGCGATTTTACAGCGTTTAGCAGTATTCCACcacttttaactgttttatacaatggctgcactgtttgtgaaagatcttcaccctgaagtatcagaggtgatactttctaatagatttagacctgcaggacacgtccaatctgtccacatttgcagggacaggaagaTCGGCTCTCTTCTCGGATACGCGTACATCAACTTTCGCTATCGAGATGAcggtaaaacaaaccttttcttttttctacactgtttcttacctgtttttgcagcagatttaaggctacatgtgtaacttctgtagtattttatagttttactatatggatatggtcatgttttaaatggtactaaaaagatatgaaaagatatttggatgagttatatatagactataatagactttaattaaaaatgaatggtttatttctgttccctCAGCTGAGAGAGCCATTGACATGTTCAATTTTGAACTCCTCCTGGGGAGACCCATGCGTGTCATGTGGTCTAACTGGGAACCCACCGCCAAGCCCATCAAGGGAGGGAACATATTCATCAGGAACCTTGATTGGTCCATTGACTGCACCTCCCTGTTTgacactttctctgtgttcgGGAGGATCGTGTCATGCAAGGTTCGAGCTTTGAgctgttatatatgaatatatatatatgaatagctgaatatctgtgtttcatgattagtgtgttgttgtgtgttgacacGCTGTGTTTCTCCTGAAGGTTGTGGAATCAAAAGGTTATGGGTACGTTCAGTACGAGTCAGCGGAGGCGGCGGCGCTGGCCATCGAACGGCTGAACGGAAAACTCCTGAACGACCGGCAAGTGTAAGTCACCTGTAAATTAGTGTCTTTTTACCAGCCAGGGTTCAAATATCAGGATTTTTTACATTCctttttaaactaattgcatTGAACTCTTTATATTGTCGAAACAGAGATATGTTTGGTCTTATGAGGGTATTTCAGTCAACATCAGGTGGTAATTCCGCTGCTGAGGACATAACttttaacagcagggtttagattctaagtgcagcttctctgttgtgttacagcaccattGAGTACTTTAGGTCTtgggaggagcccaaggtggaggtgcgcagggccgaggaACCCAAGGTGGAGGTAcacagggccgaggagcccaaggtggaggcacgCAAGGCAGAGGAGCCCAAAGTGGAGGCACGCCCCAGTTCCCAACACCAGGGCAATAGAAAATTTATCAAGAAGATTGGCCACACCATCCACAGAAAGTGCCTGCAGAGAGCACCGAGCATTGTGCAACACTGCACAATGTACCACCAAAACTGCTCCAACCAGTGCTGCCTCCCTGGTTTGAAAGGAGCACCCCGGCTGTTGAGACACCTTGTGCAAAGGACACTGTCCAAACCTCCGAGGCATCTGCCTCAGAGGACATTGTcaacactgctgcctcacagaatGTCCGTCCCGCCGAGTCCCCTGCCCCAGTAGACAATGTGGAAGCTGTTCAAACAGCTGGCCCAGAGGACTCCGAGGAAGCTGTGAAGACAGCTGCCTCAGAGGGaactgtggaagctgtggagacaGCTTCCTCGGTGGAAACTGTGGAAGTAGTGGAGACACCGGTCTCAGAGGGACATGTGGAAGCAGTGGAGACAACGGCCTCAGATGACAGGGTGGAAGCTACTGAGACAGCTGCcccagaggaaactctggaAGCCGTGGAGACAGCTGTCCGTAAGGACACAGCTGTTGACACAAGTGTCTCAGAAATCAGAGTTCCAGCTCCACTTCAGGTCcgaaacacaacaaaaagcaaacacacaacaataacaatattctgcatgctaaatattacatgttaaagatagtgtatgattatgtttctgatattgattcatatttaaatggatcattacatcacatcacagtgaacacaggaaataaaatgaatttctgACTTCTGTCTTCAAGAGGACTTTTAGAGATGGaaacaagaagagaaagaagaagaataagaggaAGAATTTATAAACCccatcattcttcttcttcttctttttattattactattattgttatttttttattcctcttcttattgttatattgttatattattgttattattatatttttaattcttattcgtattattcttattcttattattaatattaaacctttattgtaattcacttcattattcactgacattattgtaaataataatcacttacactgacattattgtaaataatattagacctgattttattttacctcatttgtattttcattaaattttcaaaatcaactttgtgtatgtttatttatttccaagaACATTTAAATCTACTACTATAATCATCTAATAAAtcttataatctaataaaaataaaataaaaatatactagtgaggatagacggatagacggacagatactagtgaggatagatggatagacagacagatactcatgtgagtatagatggatggatggatagacggacggacagactttattgatcccataagggaatttttgtgttacagcaggcgGTTTCTTTATCAGCATTACTGTAGTCCCCCAATCAAACATATACGCAAAGccgaaataaaatgaattaagatCAATTTagcaataaaagaaatatacaatGACTTTTAAcgcataataaatatttcagaaatatacTAGAACACTATGTCAaaataccatactacactattcCATACTACACCcactattatactgtattaaagtatactatacttcactgctacactacaatacaatataacactaaactatacttaaataataatgatgaaaacttttttaatcgttttttaagcattttaatcTATCATTGCTGAACACTTTTGTCTCAGCAACATTTACTTCTACCAAAACCAGAGGGTTCATAGCAGAtcttgtttataaatataaaatatgaataaaataaaataaaataaaatagatactgcactatattacgaTATAATATTCTATGCTATACtttaccacactatactacactatactatataacactgtAGTACACTTCTATACCACATAGCACCATATCATATGCTACATGAcattttactatactatactgtactatactaccatggtatactgcactacacactacaccacactatactatactatactctattacactatactatactacactatactacactatactatactatactatactatactatactatactatactatactatactctattacactatactatactatactatactatactatactatactatactatactctattacactatactacactacactatactctattacactatactatactatactatactatactatactacactatactctattacactatactatactatactatactatactatactctattacactatactatactatactatactatactatactatactatactctattacactatactatactatactatactatactatactatactatactatactatactatactctattacactatactatactattctatactagaccacactatactatactatactctattacactatactacactatactatactatattatactatactatactctattacgctatactatactatactatactatactatactatactctattacactatactacactatactatactatattatactatactatactctattacgctatactatactatactatactatattatactatactatactctattacgctatactatactatactatactatactatactctattacactatactatactatactatactatactatactatactctattacactatactatactatactatactatactatactatactatactatactctattacactatactatactatacaatactacactatactatactattctatactagaccacactatactatattttttatactatatatattgttttttcgGTTTTCATTTAGAAACAATAATATAGTAAAAAATGCTCTTTTAGCACTTCTTTGTtttgaaacaaataaatttaaaacaaatatacatttcaaatacattttaaataaacaaagtgCACAAAATTATTACTGGAGAAGAAATATTTGTAAAACTTTTATCCCTTTCATTAGACACATCTGcctcattttataaaaaaaagtgcacacaATTGCTTgtaaaaatgaagtaaataaagtgcaaataatgaaagaaaagcaCATACATCTGATTCTGTCTTTGGCTTTATACCCCCAAAGCCCTCCTATGTCCAAGGAAATATTCCCTGTAGCCCCTTTTATACACCCTGTTAAGACTTTGTTTGTTCAGAAACAATAGCATGTTCCCATTTTATTGCACTTCTTCTCTGGCATACTAACTGTCCTGccttcaagaaaatcctttctGTGGGTACAGATGATGCAGTGACTCCCAGGTGTTTCTTGGCAAGCTTGCTAATAGATGGGAACACTGGTTCATTCTTTTTTCAACAAAGTAGTCAGTCTTGGAATCGGCTTCTCTTCTGAGTACCGCTTCATTTCAGTTAAGGCGTCAGTgccagttgtgtgatgcagctGGGATGCAAGGACTTGAGAGTCAAACTCTGTCCATATCCCAATTTTTGCAGCTGCCCCTGCAGGGGAGCTTGAGGTAGTTGCAATAGCCATTGCTGAGGCAGAGCTTGTGGCCGAGATTGAGCACAGGAACAGACACTGAATTGAGATCTGAGGTCTGGTTCATTGACTGAATTTCAGTGATAAGTCGCCCTTTCACAGgttcatttcagttcaattcaattcaatttatttgcatagcacttttaacaatggacattgtctccaagcagctttacagaagtatataaAGTATAGTTTATCCATctgtactcactagtatctgtccgTGTAGTTTCTTtgtagttcattatagacactaattccttgctggcacaagctgacagatgtaacggcagatccgtgacggtgtgatagtctccaagtggttctgtccactgctgtctcctggtcacaggctgtccacacagatccatccacagcatacAGCAACAGAAGTAAAATGACTTCgttacagtacttaagtattttttgagagtttttgtactttacttgagtttttatatttctgtcaactttcacttttacttcactacttttttgaaacaaattctatacttttacgccgatacattttctgtttcacttcttaaaaatccccgggtacgtgtggacatggccttagttacaagtgcacatgtatggaaacactgatactgtacacttcattacaatacagttcactAAGTTCTAAAgacctcttctttctttcatgcaagtcttatttttttgctgGTGCACTtgttgagaagtttaagaaagaaagcaatacagaataaaattcataattctccaaatttttacagtcttgcttttttattaatttacttctacttttactttccatacatgaatacattcatgaaaatactacttttgatacttaagtacagtttatttcagatactttaagacttttactcaagtagaattataatggttgactttaacttttacttgagtcattttctaaccAAATACccgtacttttactcaagtatggcTTTTGGGTATTTTATACAACACTGTGTATAGGGTTAATGATTTTGGGTTAAtaaatttgcatatttttttccataattGAAAGTTGTACTGTAAAACTGCAGGTACCATAAATGTTTTTAAGAGGTCAGAAACACAATGGTGttgtcatattttatatttatatatttatattttataaaaaaaataattgtgtgtTTGACAGCTTATCCTAGGGTTAAGGTTAAGGAGCACAAAGACATATCTACTTTGACatgataaaaaatgtaaaaccaaacctttcatttcatcaacataatatttaatgcacattcagctagtacaAATATTAGTGTGTACTAATTTAGAAAaaggggcagcacggtggctagtggttagcactgttgcctcacagcaagaaggtcctgggttcaaagtgtgcatgttctccccgtgcctgcgtgggtttacttcgggtactccggtttcctcccacagcccaaaaacatgtacattaggttgattggtaattctaaattgcccataggagtgagtgagagtgtgtggttgtctgtctatatgtgtggccctgtgatggactggtgacctgtccagggtgtgcccctgccttttgcccaatgtgcgctgggataggctccagaagatccctgtgaccctaattaggaataaagtgggtatagaaaatggatggataatttAGAAAATGCTAAATTTTAATTACTTCATAAAGGGGTGTGCCTCAAAGGCATGTCATCACTCACAGTCAAATGCCCCCTACTGtgactctgacacacacacacacagacacacacacacacgaattgTGCTTGCTTGCAGGTATGGGATTCTATAGACCTACAGGAAatattagccatttaccctccccggtgtcatgtgactcgttagtgttacaaggtctcaggtgtgaatggggagcaggtgtgttaaatttggtgatatcgctctcacactctctcatactggtcactggaagttcaacatggcacctcatggcaaagaactctctgaggatctgaaaaaatgaattgttgctctacataaagatggcctaggctataagaagattgccaagaccctgaaactgagctgtcagtcctgtggtccgattagaccaagataaacttatttggttcagatggtgtcaagcgtgtgtggcggcaaccaggtgaggagtacaaagacaaatgtgccttgcctacagtcaagcatggtggtgggagtgtcatggtctgctgctggcactggggagctacagttcattgagggaaacatgaatgccaacatgtactgtgacatactgaagcagagcctgatccccccccccttcggagactgggccacagggcagtattccaacatgatgaccccaaacacacctccaagacaacctctgccttgctaaagaagctgagggtaaaggtgatggactggccaagcatgtctccagacctaaaccctaaggtggggaagcggaaggtctctaacatccaccagctctgtgatgtcatcatggaggtgAAGGAGGACCTGGGCTGTTCTACACATCTCACTTTTTTAATGCATCATGAACTAGTGGAGATATATACAcatctaaatattaaacacacaagtaaataaataaataatgaataaataaaaaataatagacaTGTAAGGTAAGCGTGGCATGC
Proteins encoded in this region:
- the LOC131350509 gene encoding polyadenylate-binding protein 1A-like, which translates into the protein MAALFVKDLHPEVSEVILSNRFRPAGHVQSVHICRDRKIGSLLGYAYINFRYRDDAERAIDMFNFELLLGRPMRVMWSNWEPTAKPIKGGNIFIRNLDWSIDCTSLFDTFSVFGRIVSCKVVESKGYGYVQYESAEAAALAIERLNGKLLNDRQVFLAAPAGELEVVAIAIAEAELVAEIEHRNRH